The following is a genomic window from Vitis vinifera cultivar Pinot Noir 40024 chromosome 6, ASM3070453v1.
AATAAAGTCTGAATACAACTCCAATGACAAAACCTCAGGAACGCGATCATCTAACAAGTCTAGCATTGACAAAGACAGCAAAGGTGgaaagtcaagactgaggaagGAGTTGGAAAATGTTCAGTTAGTTAAAGGAAATACTGATGTGCATAAACAAAATCCGGCTTATAATCAAATGCCCACTTCTTCTGATTCCCTGGAAGCTAGAGTCCACACCAAAAGGGTTGATCCTACCAGCTGCTATGACCAAATGCCTAAAGCCAACAAGGGTTTGGTAGTTGACCCCAACTTCACTGAACAAACTGAAAATTCCAATGCAGAAACCGCCTCAGTAAGAACATCAAGCACCCATCAGGAAGATGTGGAACCGGATGAGCTCATTTCTGAGTGTGCCCAGAAAGTGAAGAAAGAAGGGCAAGTTACTGATGAAGCAGACACAGAAGAGGAGAGATTGGAAACACTGTATGCAGGGCCAATACCACCATCAGAAGCCATGAAAATTGCCAAACAAGAGCGTGAAATAGTACCGTCATGCTGCTTACACACAATGGAGAACCTCAGTTCATATCCAGCAAATACttccatgggaaactcatcaaTGGAAAGTACAGTGACACTTCCCTCTGAAAATGAACAGGAAGCCAAAACAGACACTCTCATCATCCCTTTCCAAACACCCAAAAAAGGGGCTCGTGAGCTGAACCGGGCGGTCAGTGACATCTCATCAATAATAACTCCAAGTATGCTGAACAGCAACAACAGAAGTATTGATTTGGACCATCTGAACCAGCAGAGAGCAGAAGCTCTTGAGTCACTGCTTGAGCTTTGTGCACGTTTACTCCGACAAGAAAGGCTGGAGGAACTTGCAGGAGTGTTAAAACCATTTGGGGAAGAAGCAGTTTCATCAAGAGAAACTGCAATTTGGTTGACAAAGAGCATAGCAAGTTTAGGAAAACATAATGGGGGAAGCTAGCAACACTTGATAGATGGTGTAGGGAATTTTTCGGGTTTCTGCAGAGTGCCTTCAGGATAGCCTATCTTCATCTCAGATCATCGGCATAGTTCAGCTAGGAAGTAACTCTCTTGTTTATTCTTCTGCTTGCTTTTGAATTCTTGATTGTTGATAAGGTGGTGTTAGGTGTTATTTTTGAAACAGTTGTTGAGATCAAAAGGGCATGATTTATACTTGTTTCTCAAGCTGTAAATCACAATTCCCAAAATTTGCACACCTGGAAGGGGGAggataaaaaaaggaaaaaaagaaaaaaaggagttGGTCATGATCACAGCACACAGTTTAATCTTTTACAAATCTCATTCCTCCTTGCTCTTATgtttattctttgatttaatcgTAGAATGATATCGTTTCTGACAAATTCAGTTTCGGGTTTAGTCCTAATGATGATccaacttaaaattaataaccacctgtttggttgctgagaaacccCAGTCAAACAAGCATaaccaaaatttcaatattCCGTTCTAATGTTGAATTAGCCTGATTCGGTGGAGTGGAGGCTTTTTCTCAGCccaaattcaaattctcaagttctttcttctttttttccaacGTTTTCTCGGTAACCAAACAACACATGAGCGGGGTAAGAGAAACACAACAGTTGATCTACAAGATTATGAGCAGAGAAAATGAAACGATGTCGTTTGGACCAGGGTCCAACGCGGTCTCGTTCTAAGTTTATAGAGGAAGAAACGGAGAAAATCCGCAGGAAGCAAAGAACAAAACGGGGAAAAAGCGACGGTGTCGTTTTAACGTAAGAGAGTAAGAAACGGAGAAATCAAGAGGCGTGGGTTTTTTTACTAGAAGGAAGAAGAAACGGAGGAGTGTGTCTCCCAAGTTAAAACAAATGGTGTGTGCTTCAGGGCATACCATGTATGTTAGAGGAATAGGTTTTctaaatataatcatttttatattaagttataaatatattagagCCTAAAAAGGACTAGTATTTTCcttaacaaaaaaacatgttgatTTCATTCATCTATCTAGAGGTTTTGATTATACACAATTAACcccattatttaaaatttcaccAAATATCTCTTTTATTTTGAGTGAGAATAAAGTGAGCGATATTCTgtgaaatttaataataatagaagaccaaaattcttttattaaaaatctattttataaGAATTCTAAAAAGCACTTTTAGCACTTGAAAACATTTTCTTggtaaaaattttgaagtgataaaaagttaaaaatgctTCCTAAACTCATAGACAAACAGACTCTTAAGAGAAAAGTCCAAAAACCACACTATATGGTAACCTAGTTCATCTTTAGATTACATAGTAGTCGGAATTAGAGTCTATCAACTATCCTATCACTCACACACACAAaggataacaattttttttagccCACATGCCCTTGAAGCTTAATTTTAGGCCGACATGtatgtttgtataattgttCTTAGAGCCTTGTATAAATACCAAACCCATGAATGAGAAAGATGCTTTTTGAACTCCTAAAATTTTGTGTGGTATATGAGAAGAAAATGTAATTAGCAAGAGGAGAAAATGTTAAGTGGTATAATGGAAGAGTAGAATGGTGTGGGGGATCCATTGAAATGCTTGGAGGACTGGTTTCAACAACACTATGAGAATTTTGAGAAGAGGAATTGTTCTCTAATGCATCGTGAT
Proteins encoded in this region:
- the LOC100246807 gene encoding serine/threonine-protein kinase Nek6 isoform X2 translates to MNLISKLNNPYIVGYKEAWVEKGCCVCIVTSYCEGGDMAEMIKKARGTLLPEEKLCKWMAQLLLAVDYLHSNRVLHRDLKCSNIFLTKNNDIRLGDFGLAKLLSTDDLASSIVGTPNYMCPELLADIPYGYKSDIWSLGCCMFEMAAHHPAFRAPDMAGLINKINRSSMSLLPTVYSSTLKQLIKSMLRKNPEHRPTAAELLRHPHLQPYVAQCQNIPPVFLPIKSEYNSNDKTSGTRSSNKSSIDKDSKGGKSRLRKELENVQLVKGNTDVHKQNPAYNQMPTSSDSLEARVHTKRVDPTSCYDQMPKANKGLVVDPNFTEQTENSNAETASVRTSSTHQEDVEPDELISECAQKVKKEGQVTDEADTEEERLETLYAGPIPPSEAMKIAKQEREIVPSCCLHTMENLSSYPANTSMGNSSMESTVTLPSENEQEAKTDTLIIPFQTPKKGARELNRAVSDISSIITPSMLNSNNRSIDLDHLNQQRAEALESLLELCARLLRQERLEELAGVLKPFGEEAVSSRETAIWLTKSIASLGKHNGGS
- the LOC100246807 gene encoding serine/threonine-protein kinase Nek6 isoform X1, with amino-acid sequence MEMNNDEMISKMEDYEVIEQIGRGAFGAAFLVLHKTEKKKYVLKKIRLAKQTEKFKRTAHQEMNLISKLNNPYIVGYKEAWVEKGCCVCIVTSYCEGGDMAEMIKKARGTLLPEEKLCKWMAQLLLAVDYLHSNRVLHRDLKCSNIFLTKNNDIRLGDFGLAKLLSTDDLASSIVGTPNYMCPELLADIPYGYKSDIWSLGCCMFEMAAHHPAFRAPDMAGLINKINRSSMSLLPTVYSSTLKQLIKSMLRKNPEHRPTAAELLRHPHLQPYVAQCQNIPPVFLPIKSEYNSNDKTSGTRSSNKSSIDKDSKGGKSRLRKELENVQLVKGNTDVHKQNPAYNQMPTSSDSLEARVHTKRVDPTSCYDQMPKANKGLVVDPNFTEQTENSNAETASVRTSSTHQEDVEPDELISECAQKVKKEGQVTDEADTEEERLETLYAGPIPPSEAMKIAKQEREIVPSCCLHTMENLSSYPANTSMGNSSMESTVTLPSENEQEAKTDTLIIPFQTPKKGARELNRAVSDISSIITPSMLNSNNRSIDLDHLNQQRAEALESLLELCARLLRQERLEELAGVLKPFGEEAVSSRETAIWLTKSIASLGKHNGGS